In the Augochlora pura isolate Apur16 chromosome 7, APUR_v2.2.1, whole genome shotgun sequence genome, TCTAGGTTGTATTCGTTCGTCTGATACTCATACTCTGATGTGTTTCCCATCGAGTGTCTCTTACTAACACTGTTAGCATGTCCCCTTTGCATGTTGCATAAACCTGGTGACGATTTCCTGTAGTTGACCGCCGAGTAAAGTCCAAACGAGTTAGTACCTTCCATTTCCCCTCTTGAAGGAGGCGAGCCACTTTCGTAATCTGACATTAATTCATCTACGTCTGTTGCTGCTTGGCTCAAATTCTTTTTGGGACTACTGAAGAACTGTTTCCTATCTACATGAGCCAGCTGTTCACCGGAAGTCGCATCCCAGACTCGTATGTGGCCAGCTAAGCAAGTGCTAGCAATGGTGTTACTGTCTGTGGCAATGCACTCGACTTCTTGCGAGTGCCCTTCAAGTACCAATGGCAAAGCCTCTAGAACTAGCTGTGTCGAGGAATCATGAGCTTTCTCTGGTTGATGCCAGCTGGCCCTCCATTCAGCATAATTTCTTGAACAGATACATCTATAAAGAACGACCATAGTATAAGCAACAACCACAACGCTAATAAGGCAAAGCACTGCGGCCAAGAAGATCTCCATGGGGCTCGACGGAATGAATGGCGCATCCGCGTTAAAACCTCTACTCTCAGATCTGCTTGGTAGCTCCATGTCTATAACAATTACAGGATTTATTCAGCTTTCACATTTGAGgattgaatcattttaattctaacAACAGTACTCACCTGAGAAATCTAATGGATCAAGAGCCGCGGTTGCGAGATTGTGCCACTGGAAATGTTGCACATCATTGGGATTGCTAATTTGTTTAACCAATTGTGGACTCACAGCATGAGATAATTTTACTGTTGGTAGTATAGTTATTCGTCCACCGGCCgcagaaatattatacatagagAGAACTGAAGACCAGTGATAAAATGATAAACGATTCCAAGGCGGAAAGTCCACTGGTTTCAGTTTGTTTAACTCTTCCGTAACGTTATTAGTTAGATCACCCTGTTGTATAACagtatttaatgaatttaaagtaatatatccctaacatatatacatatgtattaatatatttgagtCATGTTACCTGTCTATTTAAATGATCTGGGGCAATGGTGGCAGAAGGCATTGATAATGGTTTCATTGTGTTTAATTCGATGTAGTTATTGAGTGATTGAGGTTTGTCTAATGTGTAGCCATCAATCTCAGAATCTGATTTCAATGTGTCACTTAAATGTATGACATGTTCAACGATGCCGGAATTGTAAACAATCATACTGATCCAGACTACCATCCATACCATAAAGGCACGTTGAAATATTCTTGTCCTCGCCCAGAAATGTACTATTCGCAAACGTTTTGGAATCTTGCCCAATGTATGAGTATTCTGCGTGTTAGGAGCTATCACATTCGTTGGGCCATTAGACAAGCCATTTAGTCTCGGGTGTGATTTCGATCGGAAAATGTTCGGCTTTCTGTTCGTTATGGTTGTCGTAAACTGTTGCTTGCGCATAGTGGGAATATGTGGCATATGGAATTTAGAGCTTTCGCTAGAAAGCTCTGTGCGTTTAATGTCGATCGCGAGAATGGTCGAGAAAAAGACCATTTGGAGAAAGAAATCATTGACTAGCCCGACAATGGCAAATATGCAAAACTCTTGTATAGCTGGTACAAAGGTGAACAAACCAATTGTCAGTATCGTCACTTCTGTAAGTAGATTCTTGGTAATGGACCAACCCTCTTTGGACAAAGCCTGAGCAACTCGTATTTTCACATCCAAGTGTGCTGGAGTGCTCACAACACTTTTGGTTAATACCAATACATTTTCTAGCCCTACGATAATCACCAGATATGGAAATACCTCCTTTCCACTTAAACTTAATGTTAAGCCAAAAAAAAAGCATACACCCACAGTCATGGACAGTGAACCTATTACTGTAACAGTTGCGCTAAATGCTATCCCAATTTTTGACTTTATCAATTCTATTTTCCtcacagaaaaataaacataaaagaaTAAGGCATTGAAAGTCATCATTAACGGGAAAAAATCACTGTAATTGAACTCTCCAGGATATAAAATGTGTAAGGTTTCATCTGTCGGTATATATGTTGCATTATCTCCTTTTGTTTGATGAaggtgataataatttttcaatctgtGGTGTAATCCCTCAATAaacctaaa is a window encoding:
- the Scap gene encoding SREBP cleavage activating protein — translated: MFRSLPDRVAGLYYSHGLVCSSHPIAIISLAISIMLLCCYPLVNLPMPGNAPRTIINHTFVPENNTETSVFYVQQVVLRTGVIPWTEELTLMDAFRGPLYEVFNLLEIIQNYQHPETLKTLGQVCLHIEAVKKRNDKKPEVLPEYNCLVLSPANLWQRSIELYAQDTNLLNTIYSYQNLQKGKVSLAEIMFGMNLKETGIKRYPIRLRQRILQYAVTIFLRDYDHKFIEGLHHRLKNYYHLHQTKGDNATYIPTDETLHILYPGEFNYSDFFPLMMTFNALFFYVYFSVRKIELIKSKIGIAFSATVTVIGSLSMTVGVCFFFGLTLSLSGKEVFPYLVIIVGLENVLVLTKSVVSTPAHLDVKIRVAQALSKEGWSITKNLLTEVTILTIGLFTFVPAIQEFCIFAIVGLVNDFFLQMVFFSTILAIDIKRTELSSESSKFHMPHIPTMRKQQFTTTITNRKPNIFRSKSHPRLNGLSNGPTNVIAPNTQNTHTLGKIPKRLRIVHFWARTRIFQRAFMVWMVVWISMIVYNSGIVEHVIHLSDTLKSDSEIDGYTLDKPQSLNNYIELNTMKPLSMPSATIAPDHLNRQGDLTNNVTEELNKLKPVDFPPWNRLSFYHWSSVLSMYNISAAGGRITILPTVKLSHAVSPQLVKQISNPNDVQHFQWHNLATAALDPLDFSDMELPSRSESRGFNADAPFIPSSPMEIFLAAVLCLISVVVVAYTMVVLYRCICSRNYAEWRASWHQPEKAHDSSTQLVLEALPLVLEGHSQEVECIATDSNTIASTCLAGHIRVWDATSGEQLAHVDRKQFFSSPKKNLSQAATDVDELMSDYESGSPPSRGEMEGTNSFGLYSAVNYRKSSPGLCNMQRGHANSVSKRHSMGNTSEYEYQTNEYNLEKKIHLRRSLDNAYDIPDLKSAINIKFSSMKHTTSTQQNYEQGYDFGDQYKYLFEKHNRSIDELQKSESAEQLCMRNSRLNTSHLVGSASSLSTDKTVQYSQVSPIWCMDYQENLIVVGCANGSLEFWEGTTGRFKCLFDDGSGFGISAVKFIGSRVVAAKLNGSVDFLQLESYSEGQQIDWGFTSYRRTHVRTGSAGSPMDINNIMQSEEDLRCIKISSHRVHQQAITVLDSEGGRVLTGSQDHTLKVYRLEDQLPLYTLHGHCGPISCLFIDRMSPMTSGSGSQDGLLCVWDLLTGTCMYSIQAHDGAVAAITCSVSYVISIGTDERLCVWERFQGHLLHTLPAHRSAYSLQLVMLTHHLLITSNQGSLVVWDVRTGEPVREVRLGHKDSCIFVKQMLALRDSVVCDFGRQLRIIRFPLVSDKLD